A stretch of the Papaver somniferum cultivar HN1 chromosome 6, ASM357369v1, whole genome shotgun sequence genome encodes the following:
- the LOC113287987 gene encoding mitogen-activated protein kinase kinase kinase 18-like: MNWIRGKTIGRGSSAVVSMATSQKNGDLFAVKSAELYRAEFLKREERILSTLDCPQIIKYIGSDTTNENGELMYNLFMEYVSGGTLTEAIQEQKGKLDEFSIKSYTGEILRGLNYLHSNGLVHCDIKGRNILIGENGAKIADLGCAKWMDEVSNSSRISGTPVFMAPEVARGEEQGCPADIWALGCTIIEMATGRAPWSSDGDDAVSVLYRIAFSGEVPEFPSFLSENAKDFLSKCLERDLKKRWNTNQLLKHPFVDEFNSKQFKESKMKSPTSILDQDFWDSMEEVIETPRNVSTGCSSVSVIDRLRKISSPIEPNWECEDDWITIRNENCQESVNFSGEEFEFSTISVDEPTTAPTSGSDSVYNDDDEDKVEFSGRFDFENDEVPFNFFDYNFSFSSNSSIRFKGNSSSKNSYVNLKFIITKCKSRINLNFEIKNEIIMFSTKFNSLKIRSTFPPLFFFLFFKLNFLVWG, from the coding sequence ATGAATTGGATCAGAGGCAAAACAATTGGTCGTGGATCATCAGCTGTAGTCTCCATGGCAACCTCACAAAAAAATGGTGATCTTTTCGCTGTGAAATCCGCAGAGCTTTATCGAGCAGAATTCTTGAAAAGAGAGGAACGAATTCTTTCTACGCTTGATTGTCCACAAATTATCAAGTACATTGGTTCTGATACTACAAATGAAAATGGTGAGTTAATGTATAATCTTTTTATGGAATATGTTTCTGGCGGAACGCTTACTGAAGCAATTCAAGAACAAAAGGGAAAGCTCGATGAATTTTCGATTAAATCTTATACTGGTGAAATTCTCCGTGGGTTGAATTATCTCCATTCAAATGGATTAGTCCATTGTGATATTAAAGGGAGAAATATTTTGATTGGGGAAAATGGTGCCAAAATTGCAGACTTGGGTTGTGCTAAATGGATGGATGAAGTTTCGAATTCATCGAGAATTTCAGGTACACCGGTATTCATGGCACCAGAGGTTGCACGCGGTGAAGAACAAGGGTGTCCTGCTGATATTTGGGCACTTGGTTGCACAATTATTGAAATGGCTACTGGACGTGCCCCATGGTCATCAGATGGTGACGATGCAGTTTCTGTCCTCTATAGAATTGCATTTTCAGGGGAAGTTCCTGAATTTCCAAGTTTTTTGTCAGAAAATGCCAAGGATTTCTTAAGTAAATGTTTGGAAAGGGATCTAAAAAAGAGATGGAATACCAATCAGCTTCTTAAACATCCATTTGTTGATGAATTCAATTCAAAGCAATTCAAAGAATCTAAAATGAAATCTCCAACAAGTATACTTGATCAAGATTTTTGggattcaatggaagaagttatcGAAACGCCACGAAATGTTTCAACCGGTTGTTCTTCAGTTTCTGTTATTGACAGACTAAGAAAAATTTCATCACCAATTGAACCCAATTGGGAGTGCGAAGATGATTGGATCACCATTAGAAATGAGAATTGTCAAGAAAGTGTGAATTTTTCCGGAGAGGAATTCGAATTTTCGACAATATCAGTCGACGAACCCACAACAGCACCAACTAGTGGGTCAGACTCAGtttacaatgatgatgatgaagataaagTTGAGTTTTCAGGAAGATTTGATTTTGAAAATGATGAAGTGCCGTTTAATTTCTTTGAttataattttagttttagtAGTAACAGTAGTATTAGGTTCAAAGGAAATTCGAGTAGTAAAAATTCTTACGTCAATTTAAAATTTATTATTACGAAATGTAAATCTAGAATTAATCTCAATTTTGagataaaaaatgaaattattaTGTTTTCCACGAAATTCAATTCTCTTAAGATTCGCAGTACATTTcctcctctcttcttctttctgttttttaAGTTAAATTTTCTGGTTTGGGGTTGA